A window of Pseudomonas guangdongensis contains these coding sequences:
- a CDS encoding electron transfer flavoprotein subunit beta/FixA family protein: MKILVAVKRVVDYNVKVRVKADHSGVDLANVKMSMNPFCEIAVEEAVRLKEKGVATEIVAVSVGPAQAQEQLRTALALGADHAILVESADELNSLAVAKLLKAVVDREQPQLIITGKQAIDSDNNQTGQMLAALTGFAQGTFASKVEVAGDKVNVTREIDGGLQTVALKLPAIVTTDLRLNEPRYASLPNIMKAKKKPLDVLTPEALGVSTASTVKTLKVEAPATRSAGIKVGSVAELVEKLKNEAKVI; the protein is encoded by the coding sequence ATGAAGATTCTGGTAGCTGTCAAACGAGTGGTCGACTACAACGTCAAGGTTCGCGTCAAGGCGGACCACTCCGGCGTCGACCTGGCCAACGTGAAGATGTCGATGAACCCGTTCTGCGAGATCGCCGTGGAAGAGGCGGTGCGCCTGAAGGAAAAGGGTGTCGCGACCGAGATCGTGGCCGTGTCCGTCGGCCCGGCCCAGGCCCAGGAACAGCTGCGCACCGCACTGGCCCTCGGCGCCGACCACGCCATCCTGGTCGAGTCCGCCGACGAGTTGAACTCCCTGGCCGTGGCCAAGCTGCTCAAGGCCGTGGTCGACCGTGAACAGCCGCAGCTGATCATCACCGGCAAGCAGGCCATCGACAGCGACAACAACCAGACCGGGCAGATGCTCGCCGCGCTGACCGGCTTCGCCCAGGGCACCTTCGCCTCCAAGGTGGAAGTCGCCGGCGACAAGGTCAACGTCACCCGCGAGATCGACGGCGGCCTGCAGACCGTGGCCCTCAAACTGCCGGCCATCGTCACCACCGACCTGCGCCTCAACGAGCCGCGCTACGCCTCCCTGCCCAACATCATGAAGGCCAAGAAGAAGCCGCTCGACGTGCTGACGCCCGAGGCCCTCGGCGTGTCCACCGCCTCCACCGTGAAGACCCTCAAGGTCGAGGCGCCGGCCACCCGCAGCGCCGGCATCAAGGTCGGCTCGGTGGCCGAGCTGGTCGAGAAACTGAAGAACGAAGCGAAGGTGATCTGA
- a CDS encoding electron transfer flavoprotein subunit alpha/FixB family protein translates to MAILVLAEHNNAALGAATLNTLAAAQQIGGDIHVLVAGSACAAVAEAAAQVAGVAKVLVADSAAFAHQLPENVAPLLAELGKGYGHVLAAATTTGKNVLPRVAALLDVDQISEIVKVESADTFQRPIYAGNAIATVQSSAAIKVITVRGTGFDAVAAEGGNAPIEAVSGGSDAGISAFVGEELAKSERPELTAAKVVVSGGRGMQNGENFALLYKLADKLGAAVGASRAAVDAGFVPNDMQVGQTGKIVAPELYIAVGISGAIQHLAGMKDSKVIVAINKDEEAPIFQVADYGLVADLFDVLPELEKAL, encoded by the coding sequence ATGGCAATCCTGGTACTCGCCGAGCACAACAACGCAGCCCTGGGCGCTGCGACCCTGAACACCCTGGCCGCAGCCCAGCAGATCGGCGGCGACATCCATGTGCTGGTCGCCGGCAGCGCCTGCGCCGCCGTTGCCGAAGCCGCCGCCCAGGTGGCCGGTGTCGCCAAGGTGCTGGTCGCCGACAGCGCCGCCTTCGCCCACCAGCTGCCGGAAAACGTCGCCCCGCTGCTGGCCGAGCTGGGCAAGGGCTACGGCCATGTGCTGGCCGCCGCCACCACCACCGGCAAGAACGTGCTGCCGCGCGTTGCCGCGCTGCTGGACGTCGACCAGATCTCCGAGATCGTCAAGGTCGAGAGCGCCGACACCTTCCAGCGCCCGATCTATGCCGGCAACGCCATCGCCACCGTGCAGTCCAGCGCGGCGATCAAGGTGATCACCGTGCGCGGCACCGGCTTCGATGCCGTGGCAGCCGAAGGCGGCAATGCACCGATCGAAGCGGTGAGCGGCGGCAGCGATGCCGGCATCTCCGCCTTCGTCGGCGAAGAGCTGGCCAAGTCCGAGCGTCCCGAGCTGACCGCCGCCAAGGTGGTGGTCTCCGGCGGTCGCGGCATGCAGAACGGCGAGAACTTCGCGCTGCTCTACAAGCTGGCCGACAAGCTGGGCGCCGCGGTCGGTGCCTCGCGCGCGGCGGTGGACGCCGGCTTCGTGCCCAACGACATGCAGGTCGGCCAGACCGGCAAGATCGTCGCGCCCGAGCTGTACATCGCCGTCGGCATCAGCGGCGCGATCCAGCACCTGGCCGGCATGAAGGACTCCAAGGTGATCGTGGCGATCAACAAGGACGAGGAGGCGCCGATCTTCCAGGTCGCCGACTACGGCCTGGTCGCCGACCTGTTCGACGTGCTGCCGGAGCTGGAGAAAGCCCTCTGA
- a CDS encoding substrate-binding periplasmic protein codes for MSTRAILAHLGLALLLLPVAQGALAAGKCERLVATGHPDQPPYLWRDPQQPKQLIGASADLLKALGKELGVRIDVLHSGSRAAAEGAARSGRVDLLAGSYLSVEALEQFDFIHPAYLEVPVQVWSLADKAPLFTRLDDLARHRGALLGAGDYPPALRSQLEQGLALRPATEPATALQQLRQGRLDFLVIERQAGLALLQRAGAAGEVQALRPELGSEPLYLALSHNSACNDPWLRGQLAKKLTEFRAAGLPEQLLQRNLAAWQAQQGQGTP; via the coding sequence ATGTCCACCCGAGCAATCCTGGCCCATCTGGGGCTGGCCCTGCTGCTGTTGCCCGTCGCCCAGGGGGCGCTGGCCGCCGGCAAGTGCGAGCGCCTGGTCGCCACCGGTCATCCCGACCAGCCGCCCTATCTGTGGCGCGACCCGCAGCAGCCCAAGCAGTTGATCGGCGCCAGCGCCGACCTGCTCAAGGCGCTGGGCAAGGAGCTGGGCGTGCGCATCGACGTGCTGCACAGCGGCTCGCGAGCGGCCGCCGAGGGCGCCGCCCGCAGCGGGCGGGTCGATCTGCTGGCCGGCAGCTACCTGAGCGTCGAGGCGCTGGAGCAATTCGACTTCATTCATCCGGCCTACCTGGAGGTGCCGGTACAGGTCTGGAGCCTGGCCGACAAGGCGCCGCTGTTCACCCGCCTGGACGATCTGGCGCGGCATCGCGGCGCGTTGCTCGGCGCCGGCGACTATCCGCCGGCGCTGCGCAGCCAGCTCGAACAGGGGCTGGCTCTGCGCCCGGCCACCGAGCCGGCGACGGCCCTGCAGCAGTTGCGCCAGGGCCGCCTCGACTTCCTGGTGATCGAGCGCCAGGCCGGTCTGGCGCTGCTGCAGCGCGCCGGCGCAGCGGGCGAGGTGCAGGCCCTGAGGCCGGAGCTGGGCAGCGAGCCGCTGTACCTGGCGCTGTCGCACAACTCGGCCTGCAACGACCCCTGGCTGCGCGGGCAGTTGGCGAAGAAACTGACCGAATTCCGCGCCGCCGGCCTGCCCGAGCAGTTGCTGCAGCGCAATCTGGCGGCGTGGCAGGCCCAGCAGGGCCAGGGCACGCCTTGA
- a CDS encoding DUF4398 domain-containing protein, which translates to MIRHTMALLAALLLGACASDPAPSQQMRLSEQALEQARSVVGADAAALEAATAGLAAAQDAYAREDYRAARMLAERAELDARLVEAQALTGKSRSQLAELRSRIAGLRQQLGELP; encoded by the coding sequence ATGATCAGACACACCATGGCCCTGCTGGCCGCGCTGCTGCTCGGCGCCTGCGCCAGCGATCCGGCGCCCAGCCAGCAGATGCGCCTGAGCGAGCAGGCGCTGGAGCAGGCACGCAGCGTCGTCGGCGCGGACGCGGCGGCGTTGGAGGCGGCGACTGCCGGGCTGGCGGCGGCGCAGGACGCCTACGCCCGCGAAGACTACCGCGCCGCGCGGATGCTGGCCGAGCGCGCTGAACTGGACGCCCGGCTGGTCGAGGCGCAGGCGCTGACCGGCAAGAGCCGCAGTCAGCTGGCAGAACTGCGCAGCCGCATCGCCGGGCTGCGCCAGCAACTGGGGGAGTTGCCGTGA
- a CDS encoding OmpA family protein, producing MKGWSLSLLCGLALLGGCAAQQEARQALDQARSGFRALESEHGVLAGAPKDVARAGESLARAERLADFWGSDEDVAHYAYLSQRYADIAREHAAQAREQQEIVRLQLEFERLQLALREVRLEDVRQQNRWLEEELVSLATAETERGLVVTLGDVLFDAGSADLRANASRTTLKLFRFLQLNPQRRIRIEGYTDNLGRAEENLRLSRARAQAVADTLIELGTAAARIEVQGYGEAFPVAANASSRGRAQNRRVEIVFSDAQGQLGPLRQ from the coding sequence GTGAAGGGTTGGAGCCTATCGCTGCTGTGCGGGCTGGCGCTGCTGGGCGGGTGCGCCGCGCAGCAGGAGGCGCGTCAGGCGCTCGACCAGGCGCGCAGCGGTTTCCGCGCCCTGGAAAGCGAGCACGGCGTGCTGGCCGGGGCGCCGAAGGACGTGGCGCGTGCCGGCGAGTCGCTGGCCCGTGCCGAGCGGCTGGCCGATTTCTGGGGCAGCGACGAGGATGTCGCGCACTATGCCTACCTGAGCCAGCGCTATGCCGACATTGCCCGCGAACACGCCGCCCAGGCGCGCGAGCAGCAGGAGATCGTCCGCCTGCAGCTGGAGTTCGAGCGCCTGCAGCTGGCCCTGCGCGAAGTGCGCCTGGAGGATGTCCGCCAGCAGAACCGCTGGCTCGAAGAGGAGCTGGTCAGTCTGGCCACCGCCGAGACCGAGCGCGGCCTGGTGGTGACCCTGGGTGATGTGCTGTTCGATGCCGGGAGTGCCGACCTGCGCGCCAATGCCAGCCGCACCACCCTCAAGCTGTTCCGCTTCCTGCAGCTCAATCCGCAGCGGCGCATCCGCATCGAGGGCTATACCGACAACCTCGGTCGCGCCGAGGAAAATCTGCGCCTGTCGCGGGCCCGCGCCCAGGCGGTGGCCGACACCCTGATCGAGCTGGGCACCGCGGCGGCGCGCATCGAGGTGCAGGGCTATGGCGAGGCCTTCCCGGTAGCCGCCAACGCCTCCTCGCGGGGGCGGGCGCAGAATCGCCGGGTGGAAATCGTCTTCTCCGATGCGCAGGGGCAACTCGGCCCGCTGCGCCAGTAA
- a CDS encoding DUF2897 family protein, whose translation MPWFAWLFLALAFGSVAGSLLLLRDSANKMPLSEEELQRMRERNAELDAKKRLDDGEDE comes from the coding sequence ATGCCCTGGTTTGCCTGGCTGTTCCTGGCCCTGGCCTTCGGCTCGGTGGCCGGCAGCCTGCTGCTGCTGCGCGACAGCGCCAACAAGATGCCGCTCAGCGAGGAAGAGCTGCAGCGCATGCGCGAGCGCAATGCCGAACTGGACGCCAAGAAGCGCCTCGACGACGGCGAGGACGAGTGA
- the pyrF gene encoding orotidine-5'-phosphate decarboxylase, protein MSCQTPIIVALDFPSRDAALDLAARLDPALCRVKVGKELFTRCGPAIVETLQAQGFEVFLDLKFHDIPNTTAMAVKAAAELGVWMVNVHCSGGLRMMAACRETLDTLNGPKPLLIGVTVLTSMERSDLAGIGLDVEPQAQVLRLAGLAAEAGLDGLVCSAQEAPALKAVQPQLQLVTPGIRPAGSAQDDQRRILTPRQALDVGSDYLVIGRPISQAADPAAALAAVVAELRG, encoded by the coding sequence ATGTCCTGCCAGACCCCGATCATCGTTGCCCTCGACTTCCCCAGCCGCGACGCCGCGCTGGACCTGGCCGCCCGTCTCGACCCGGCGCTGTGCCGGGTCAAGGTCGGCAAGGAGCTGTTCACCCGCTGCGGCCCGGCCATCGTCGAAACCCTGCAGGCGCAGGGCTTCGAGGTGTTCCTCGACCTGAAATTCCACGATATCCCCAACACCACGGCGATGGCGGTCAAGGCGGCGGCCGAGCTGGGCGTGTGGATGGTCAATGTGCATTGCTCCGGCGGCCTGCGGATGATGGCCGCCTGCCGCGAGACCCTGGACACACTGAACGGGCCGAAGCCGCTGCTGATCGGCGTCACCGTGCTGACCAGCATGGAGCGCAGCGATCTGGCCGGCATCGGCCTGGATGTCGAGCCGCAGGCGCAGGTGCTGCGCCTGGCCGGCCTGGCCGCCGAGGCCGGCCTCGACGGGCTGGTCTGCTCGGCCCAGGAAGCGCCGGCGCTGAAAGCCGTGCAGCCGCAGCTGCAACTGGTCACCCCGGGCATCCGTCCGGCCGGTAGCGCCCAGGACGACCAGCGGCGCATCCTCACTCCGCGGCAGGCGCTGGACGTCGGTTCCGACTATCTGGTGATCGGCCGGCCGATCAGCCAGGCCGCCGATCCGGCCGCGGCCCTCGCCGCGGTGGTCGCCGAACTGCGCGGCTGA
- the folE gene encoding GTP cyclohydrolase I FolE, whose translation MSLEQHYTEILGLLGEDVNREGLRDTPKRAAKAMQYLCRGYAQSLEEVTNGALFSSDNSEMVVVRDIELYSLCEHHLLPFIGKAHVAYIPNGKVLGLSKVARIVDMYARRLQIQENLSRQIAEAIEQVTGALGVAVVIEAQHMCMMMRGVEKQNSAMVTSVMLGEFRANPATRGEFLSLIG comes from the coding sequence ATGTCCCTGGAACAGCACTACACCGAAATCCTCGGCCTGCTCGGCGAAGACGTGAACCGCGAAGGCCTGCGCGACACGCCCAAGCGCGCCGCCAAGGCCATGCAGTACCTCTGCCGCGGCTACGCGCAGAGCCTGGAGGAAGTCACCAACGGCGCCCTGTTCAGCTCCGACAACAGCGAAATGGTGGTGGTCCGGGACATCGAGCTGTACTCGCTGTGCGAGCACCACCTGCTGCCGTTCATCGGCAAGGCCCACGTGGCCTACATCCCCAACGGCAAGGTGCTCGGTCTGTCCAAGGTGGCGCGGATCGTCGACATGTACGCGCGGCGCCTGCAGATCCAGGAGAACCTGTCGCGGCAGATCGCCGAAGCCATCGAGCAGGTCACCGGCGCCCTGGGCGTCGCGGTGGTGATCGAGGCGCAGCACATGTGCATGATGATGCGCGGCGTGGAGAAGCAGAACTCGGCGATGGTCACCTCGGTGATGCTCGGCGAGTTCCGCGCCAATCCGGCCACCCGCGGCGAGTTCCTCAGCCTGATCGGCTGA
- a CDS encoding Smr/MutS family protein — protein sequence MQDDDFSLFQNEMRGVKRIRVEARADTGKPKADRQQLAQRQQNAILTQQTTTVDGLSDLFVIDVGAEDELYWARDGVQEGQMRKLKAGQIAFEGSLDLHGMNVETARATLWDFLAEAARFEVRCVRVTHGKAARIDGRRPMVKSHVNTWLRQHPQVLGFTSCLAKHGGTGAVYVLLKRTMLEGRDE from the coding sequence ATGCAAGACGACGATTTTTCCCTGTTTCAGAACGAGATGCGCGGAGTCAAGCGCATCCGGGTCGAGGCGCGCGCCGACACCGGCAAGCCCAAGGCCGACCGCCAGCAGCTCGCCCAGCGCCAGCAGAACGCCATCCTCACCCAGCAGACCACCACGGTCGACGGTCTGTCCGACCTGTTCGTCATCGACGTCGGCGCCGAGGACGAGCTGTACTGGGCGCGCGACGGCGTGCAGGAAGGCCAGATGCGCAAGCTCAAGGCCGGGCAGATCGCCTTCGAGGGCAGCCTCGACCTGCACGGCATGAACGTGGAGACGGCACGCGCCACCCTGTGGGACTTCCTCGCCGAGGCGGCGCGCTTCGAGGTGCGCTGCGTGCGCGTCACCCACGGCAAGGCGGCGCGCATCGACGGCCGCCGGCCGATGGTCAAGAGCCACGTCAACACCTGGCTGCGCCAGCACCCGCAGGTGCTCGGCTTCACCTCCTGCCTGGCCAAGCATGGCGGCACCGGCGCGGTCTACGTGCTGCTCAAGCGCACCATGCTCGAAGGGCGCGACGAATAG
- a CDS encoding cysteine hydrolase family protein: protein MNLPHTLFQLTGSAHPAARLADATLLIIDAQNEYRSGDLRLPGIEPAAAQIHRLLEAARAAGAPVVHVRHIGVPGYLFDPQGPRGAILEELAPLPGEAVVDKPLPNAFAHSELDAVLRGLGREELVVVGFMTHMCVSATVRAAKDLGYRSTVVAAACATRDLPGIDGAVVDAASLHRMELAALADLFACVVAEAADLDA from the coding sequence ATGAACCTCCCGCACACCCTGTTCCAGCTCACCGGCAGCGCCCATCCGGCCGCCCGCCTGGCCGACGCCACCCTGCTGATCATCGACGCGCAGAACGAATACCGCAGCGGCGACCTGCGCCTGCCGGGCATCGAGCCGGCCGCCGCGCAGATCCACCGCCTGCTGGAGGCGGCGCGGGCCGCCGGCGCCCCGGTGGTGCACGTGCGCCACATCGGCGTGCCCGGCTACCTGTTCGATCCCCAGGGGCCGCGCGGCGCGATCCTCGAGGAACTGGCCCCGCTGCCCGGCGAAGCGGTGGTCGACAAGCCGCTGCCCAACGCCTTCGCCCACAGCGAGCTGGACGCCGTGCTGCGTGGACTGGGCCGCGAGGAACTGGTGGTGGTCGGCTTCATGACCCACATGTGCGTGAGCGCCACGGTGCGCGCCGCCAAGGACCTCGGCTACCGCAGCACGGTGGTCGCTGCCGCCTGCGCGACCCGCGACCTGCCGGGCATCGACGGCGCCGTGGTGGACGCCGCCAGCCTGCACCGCATGGAGCTGGCGGCGCTGGCCGACCTGTTCGCCTGCGTGGTCGCCGAGGCCGCCGACCTCGACGCCTGA
- a CDS encoding LysR family transcriptional regulator: MSFDWNDIPLLLALARQGTLAATARELGINPTTVGRRLQGAEQALQARLFLRENGRYRPTSAGAVLIERAAALQGDVRGMLSAAREEDRRVAGTVRLTSVEFLIAHWLVPQLPDLRALHPGLDLQLIGDNRDLSFTRHEADLALRLARPQQDAALVMRKVGELGYAVYAAAELGVAAGASWQEWPWLGYDDSLGHLPEARWLRQQCPAADVRLRVTALTSLQRACQAGLGLALLPCLLGEAGGLQRCSPVLLHRELWLLCHRDLRRTLRFRALADWLAARLQADAGRLAGVSAGGARQPAGAAQ, encoded by the coding sequence ATGAGCTTCGACTGGAACGACATACCCCTGCTGCTGGCGCTGGCCCGGCAGGGCACCCTGGCGGCGACGGCGCGCGAACTGGGGATCAACCCGACCACCGTCGGCCGGCGCCTGCAGGGCGCCGAGCAGGCGCTGCAGGCGCGGCTGTTCCTGCGCGAGAACGGCCGCTACCGGCCAACGAGCGCCGGCGCGGTGCTGATCGAGCGGGCGGCGGCGCTGCAGGGCGACGTGCGCGGCATGCTCAGTGCCGCCCGCGAGGAGGATCGCCGGGTGGCCGGCACGGTGCGCCTGACGTCGGTGGAGTTCCTCATCGCCCACTGGCTGGTGCCGCAGTTGCCGGATCTGCGCGCCCTGCATCCGGGGCTGGACCTGCAGCTGATCGGCGACAACCGCGACCTGTCCTTCACCCGTCACGAAGCCGATCTGGCCCTGCGCCTGGCCCGGCCGCAGCAGGACGCCGCGCTGGTGATGCGCAAGGTCGGCGAGCTGGGCTATGCGGTGTATGCCGCGGCGGAGCTGGGCGTAGCGGCGGGGGCGTCCTGGCAGGAATGGCCCTGGCTGGGCTACGACGACAGCCTGGGCCATCTGCCCGAGGCGCGCTGGCTGCGCCAGCAGTGCCCGGCGGCGGATGTCCGTCTGCGGGTGACGGCGCTGACCTCGTTGCAGCGCGCCTGCCAGGCCGGTCTCGGTCTGGCCCTGCTGCCTTGCCTGTTGGGCGAGGCGGGCGGCCTGCAGCGCTGCTCGCCGGTGCTGCTGCACCGCGAGCTGTGGCTGCTCTGCCATCGCGACCTGCGCCGCACCCTGCGTTTTCGCGCCCTGGCCGATTGGCTGGCCGCGCGTCTGCAGGCGGACGCCGGACGTCTGGCGGGGGTGTCGGCCGGCGGCGCGCGGCAGCCGGCCGGAGCGGCTCAGTAG
- the nhaD gene encoding sodium:proton antiporter NhaD has translation MSIEPFSLTGLLVLAIFLIGMTMIVFEAQLEMDKFKPAMFMMSGLIVIGVHYAVTDPAHLAHFLEAQNHTKEELFGLIAFMAFMWMIVELLNERNVFTALNGFLLARGLGARGMFWATGALCALLSPFLNNITTAMIFGKTVKNISINQRYTHAALCNIVVASNTGVWFLGTSTSLMVVLAGKISIAGLLLLIPSSLIGWMLFALTMHWFYLRPLRSQGLIREVDPEESGLKPGGAGLAVVGFLAVVGAVLCNIFLNVSIEFAIGIGLGMVALYAWLLMRRGIELPWQDQLQKVEWNALLFFIGIITAVACLNHVGWLSYIARLFEVLDPTTVNVLLGVFSGVLDNVPVEAAALMSNPNLSADQWALNALMVGIGGSLTVVGSAAGIMAMSLDKSYSFGVHLKFLPAILVNFFGSLGVWYLQFSVFGLY, from the coding sequence ATGAGCATCGAACCCTTCTCGCTGACCGGCCTGCTGGTCCTGGCGATATTCCTGATCGGCATGACCATGATTGTCTTCGAGGCGCAACTCGAAATGGACAAGTTCAAACCGGCCATGTTCATGATGTCCGGCCTGATCGTCATCGGCGTCCACTACGCCGTCACCGATCCGGCGCACCTTGCCCATTTCCTCGAAGCGCAGAACCACACCAAGGAAGAACTGTTCGGCCTGATCGCCTTCATGGCCTTCATGTGGATGATCGTCGAGCTGCTCAACGAGCGGAACGTGTTCACCGCCCTCAACGGCTTCCTGCTCGCCCGCGGGCTCGGCGCGCGCGGCATGTTCTGGGCCACCGGCGCGCTCTGCGCGCTGCTCTCGCCGTTCCTCAACAACATCACCACGGCGATGATCTTCGGCAAGACGGTGAAGAACATCTCGATCAACCAGCGCTACACCCACGCCGCGCTGTGCAACATCGTGGTGGCCTCCAACACCGGGGTATGGTTCCTCGGCACCTCCACCTCGCTGATGGTGGTGCTGGCCGGCAAGATCAGCATCGCCGGCCTGCTGCTGCTGATCCCCTCGTCGCTGATCGGCTGGATGCTGTTCGCCCTGACCATGCACTGGTTCTACCTGCGCCCGCTGCGCAGCCAGGGCCTGATCCGCGAGGTGGACCCGGAAGAGTCCGGCCTCAAGCCCGGCGGCGCCGGACTGGCGGTGGTCGGCTTCCTCGCCGTGGTCGGCGCGGTGCTGTGCAACATCTTCCTCAACGTCAGCATCGAGTTCGCCATCGGCATCGGCCTGGGCATGGTCGCCCTCTACGCCTGGCTGCTGATGCGCCGCGGCATAGAACTGCCCTGGCAGGACCAGTTGCAGAAGGTGGAGTGGAACGCCCTGCTGTTCTTCATCGGCATCATCACCGCGGTGGCCTGCCTCAACCATGTCGGCTGGCTGAGCTACATCGCCCGGCTGTTCGAGGTGCTCGATCCGACCACGGTGAACGTGCTGCTCGGGGTGTTCTCCGGGGTGCTCGACAACGTGCCGGTGGAAGCCGCCGCGCTGATGTCCAACCCGAACCTGAGCGCCGACCAGTGGGCGCTCAATGCGCTGATGGTCGGCATCGGTGGCTCGCTGACCGTGGTCGGCTCGGCGGCCGGCATCATGGCCATGAGCCTGGACAAGAGCTACAGCTTCGGCGTCCACCTCAAGTTCCTGCCGGCGATCCTGGTCAACTTCTTCGGCTCGCTGGGCGTCTGGTACCTGCAGTTCAGCGTGTTCGGCCTCTACTGA
- the prmB gene encoding 50S ribosomal protein L3 N(5)-glutamine methyltransferase, which translates to MTEFTSRLRSIRDLIRWGVSQFHAHELFFGHGTDNAWDEARLLVLGALHLPWEISADYLDCRLEADELEAVRALLLRRIEARIPAAYLLGEAWFCGLPYVVDERVLVPRSPIGELIEGRFAPWLQGTPARILDLCTGSGCIGIACAHAFPAAEVVLADLSFEALEVANLNIERHGVEERVYTVQGDGFDGLPGQRFDLIVSNPPYVDAEDFADMPAEFHHEPELGLACGEDGLDLVRRMLAEAADHLSDDGLLVVEVGNSQVHVEAAYPEVEFAWVEFARGGHGVFVLSAEQCRRHQALFRARLQGA; encoded by the coding sequence ATGACCGAATTCACCAGCCGCCTGCGCAGCATCCGCGACCTGATCCGCTGGGGCGTCAGCCAGTTCCACGCGCACGAACTGTTCTTCGGTCACGGCACCGACAACGCCTGGGACGAGGCGCGCCTCCTGGTGCTCGGCGCCCTGCATCTGCCCTGGGAAATCTCCGCCGACTACCTCGACTGCCGCCTGGAGGCCGACGAACTGGAGGCGGTGCGGGCGCTGCTGCTGCGCCGCATCGAGGCGCGCATTCCGGCCGCCTACCTGCTCGGCGAGGCCTGGTTCTGCGGGCTGCCCTATGTGGTGGACGAGCGCGTGCTGGTGCCGCGCTCGCCGATCGGCGAGCTGATTGAGGGGCGCTTCGCGCCCTGGCTGCAGGGCACCCCGGCGCGCATCCTCGACCTGTGCACCGGTTCGGGCTGCATCGGCATCGCCTGCGCCCATGCCTTCCCGGCGGCCGAGGTGGTGCTCGCCGACCTGTCCTTCGAGGCGCTGGAGGTGGCCAACCTCAACATCGAGCGCCATGGTGTCGAGGAGCGCGTCTACACCGTGCAGGGCGACGGCTTCGACGGCCTGCCGGGGCAGCGCTTCGACCTGATCGTCTCCAATCCGCCCTATGTGGACGCCGAGGACTTCGCCGACATGCCGGCCGAGTTCCACCACGAGCCGGAGCTGGGCCTGGCCTGCGGCGAGGACGGTCTCGATCTGGTGCGGCGCATGCTCGCCGAGGCCGCCGACCACCTCAGCGACGACGGCCTGCTGGTGGTCGAGGTGGGCAACAGCCAGGTGCATGTCGAGGCGGCCTACCCGGAGGTGGAGTTCGCCTGGGTCGAGTTCGCACGCGGCGGCCATGGGGTGTTCGTGCTGAGCGCCGAGCAGTGCCGCCGCCACCAGGCGCTGTTCCGCGCTCGCCTGCAGGGCGCCTGA